CCACACTTCTCTCTTTATGCCCTCTGAGTGCAGAAGATAATGGCATGTATGTGCAGGGTGGTTTCCAGTATTCTAACTTTTCAGGGCAACGCACCCAAGATCTCACCTCTTATACCTTTGCCCCTGAAAGTGGTGCTTCTTGTGATGAGTATCATGGTGCGGATTATTTACCCGGCTCAACAACTACATGCCGATGGGGTGGTCGTGTGGGCGTAAACCCCTACAATGGTAATTTATACGGCGCAGATATCCAGCTTGGATACAAGCAATTTTTTGGCAAGAGCAAGCACTTTGGATTGCGCTATTATGGTATGTTTAGCGGACAGGGTGGGCGCGCTAGCTCGGTTGTCACCAGTATATTCAGGAGTACTAATATCTTAAACCAACCCTCTGCTAACCTCTTTTATGGTGTGGGGATGGATGCCCTCTTTAACTTCTATGAACGCAATCACCGTACCTTTGGGATGTTTGTAGGGTTTATGATTGGAGGGAGCACATGGCTGATGGGTAAAAGCACCTCTCCGGATAACTGCCAATGGACAACAACGACAGAAACAGCGACAGAGGTTAAAACAGCCTGTGCAACTATGAACGAAAGTTTCAAAAATGAAGCTGATCGTATTAACAACCCCTACACGCCACCCGGTGCCACTCCTAAGGAAAAAACAGGCAAAGCCACTTTCTCCCCCACCGCCTTCCAATTTATCTTTAATGTGGGTTTACGCACCAACTTCACCAAACATCAGGGCTTTGAATTTGGTGTGCGTATTCCCACTATCGACGATCCCTACTTCACCATCAAAAACACAAAAGGCGAGGGCAATGGATACTTGGATGGAGGGATTGATTCAAGCGAAAAAGTTATTTTTAGACGCAATGTTGC
This portion of the Helicobacter felis ATCC 49179 genome encodes:
- a CDS encoding outer membrane protein; this encodes MSFNTTNNKQQTTNNKQQTTNNKHTLLSLSVATLLSLCPLSAEDNGMYVQGGFQYSNFSGQRTQDLTSYTFAPESGASCDEYHGADYLPGSTTTCRWGGRVGVNPYNGNLYGADIQLGYKQFFGKSKHFGLRYYGMFSGQGGRASSVVTSIFRSTNILNQPSANLFYGVGMDALFNFYERNHRTFGMFVGFMIGGSTWLMGKSTSPDNCQWTTTTETATEVKTACATMNESFKNEADRINNPYTPPGATPKEKTGKATFSPTAFQFIFNVGLRTNFTKHQGFEFGVRIPTIDDPYFTIKNTKGEGNGYLDGGIDSSEKVIFRRNVALYWNYAYNF